The nucleotide window CGGAAAGCACCACCGCGTCGCCAGCGATGCGGGCGTCGGCCTTCACAAAGCCGCCTTCATCGGCGTCAATGATTTCAAACCAGTCCAGCGGCTTGCCATCACGGCTTTTCAGGCCGCCGCCCACGTGATTGAACGTAACGCGCAGTTTGTCACCATCGATGGCCATCGACTTGTAGGTCGGACCGGAGAACACGAGATTCTTCTGGCCGTAGGTGCCGGCGAGAGCCAGCAACGCCAGCCGATGACCAACGTCCTGTTTGTTCTGCGGATGAATGTCCGTGAGGTTGCCAATGTCATTGATGACGGCCATGCCGGTGTTGGGAATGGTGTTGGCGGCGACCGTCTGCGCCTCCCACAGTTCGGCCAGTTTTTCGGGATTGTCCCCGTAGTTGAAGGGCGCAATCTGCACGAAGTAGAACGGGAAATCGCCCTCGCCCCACAGTGCGCGCCAGCCGCCCACCAGCGCCCGCATCCGGTCGGCATACCGCATGCCTTCGGATTCATTGGCCTCGCCTTGATACCAGATGGCGCCGCGCAACGCGAAGGGCACCAGCGGATGAATCATGCCGTTGTAAAGGGCCGTGGCCTGCTGCAAATCATGCGGCGCGCGCAGTTCTTCGGGATACGCCGGCACGGCGGGCACCAGCTCCTGGCCCGCCAGCGCGGTGCGCGCCGAATGCAGCCATTGATCAAACTGGTCGAGGGTCTGCCGCAGGCGCTCCTGATGAAGCGGGGTGCTCGGGTCACCGAGCTGGACGCGTTCGTATTCCTCCTTCAGCGCCGGCACCGCGGCGAAGCCTTCCGGCGGCGTCCATGATTCGATGCGCGTCCCGCCCCAGTCGGCTTCGATCAGGCCGACCGTCACGCCGAGCTTCTCGTTGAGTTCGCGGCCGAAAAAGTAGCCGGCGGCCGAAAACCCGTCCCAGCCGCCCGCAGCGACGGATTCCGGTGTGCAAACTTTCCACGTGCCTTCCATGTCACTCTGCGGCTGCGGGGTCCAGCGATTGTTCACCATCAACAGCCGCAGGCCCGGATGATTGGCGGCGGCGATCTCTGCCTTGCCATTGATGCCGCGGCCGAGACCAAATTCCATGTTCGACTGCCCGGAGCACAGCCAGACCTCGCCGATCATGACATCCTCGCAGGTCACCGTGCTCGAACCGCTCACCGTGAGCGTGTAGGGCCCGCCGGCCGGCAGGGCGGGCAGAACGGTTTTCCATTCTCCGCGGGCATTGGCCACCGCGGTCTGGTTCGCGTCCCCGAGTTTGACGGTGACAGTTTCGCCGGGATTGGCCCAACCCCAAATGGTGAGCGGCTTTTGCTGCTGCAACACCATGTGGCTGCCAAAAACGTGCGGCAGGCGCACCTCGGCGCGCGCGGTGGCCGGCACCGCCAGACCGCCCCCCAGCAACAACCCCATCAGCCAACCGGCCACGACGAACGGCGAGCGAAGCATGCGACTTGAATGTTTCATAAGCTTGGAATGTTCCGGCAGCGTAACGGGAACCGGACATGAACACCATGCCCGAATGCAGCGCGATGAAAATGGTCCGTCGCGCACCGGCCTGGATGATTGTCTCCGCACCGCGGGTTTCCTACCTTGTGAACCTTGATTATGAACCTGCCTTCCTCCTTCGGACCGGCGCGCCTTGCGACGCGGCTGGCGCTGCTGCTGGGCGCCTTTGCCATCCTCGGTGCCACCGCCCGCGCGAAAACCCGGGCCTCACGGCCGAACATCGTGCTCATTCTGGCCGACGACCTGGGCTATTCGGACCTGGGCTGCTTCGGCTCGGAAATCTCCACCCCGAACATTGACCGGCTGGCGGCGGGCGGTTTGCAGATGACGCAGTTCTACACGACGCCGCGCTGCTGTCCGACGCGCGCCGCGCTGTTGATCGGCGTGTATCCGCAGCAGGCCGGCATCGGCGGCATGATGGAAGACCGCGGCCTGCCCGGCTACCGCGGCGAACTGAGCCACAACTGCCTGACCATCGCCGAGGAATTGCGCCGCGCGAATTATCACACGTCGATGGTCGGCAAATGGCACGTGTCCCACATCCATTTCGAGGGCAAGACACAACTCAACTTCGAATCCAACGTTCCGTTCTGGGATTATCAGGACGGCTGGCCGCTGCAGCGCGGCTTCCAGGACTACTTCGGCACGATTCACGGCGTGTGCAGCTACTTCGACCCGTTCTCCCTCGTGCGCGGCAACACGCCCATCCGCGCCGAAGGCACGAACTTTTATTACACCGACGTGATCACCGACCACGCCGTGGCTGACATCGAAAAAAACGCCGACGGCGACCAGCCGTTCTTCCTTTACGTGGCCTACACCGCGCCGCACTGGCCGTTGCAGGCGCCGGAGGCCGACATCGAAAAAAACCGCCAACGCTATCTCGTCGGCTGGGACGTCATCCGCACCAACCGTTATCAGCGG belongs to Verrucomicrobiia bacterium and includes:
- a CDS encoding sialate O-acetylesterase, which translates into the protein MKHSSRMLRSPFVVAGWLMGLLLGGGLAVPATARAEVRLPHVFGSHMVLQQQKPLTIWGWANPGETVTVKLGDANQTAVANARGEWKTVLPALPAGGPYTLTVSGSSTVTCEDVMIGEVWLCSGQSNMEFGLGRGINGKAEIAAANHPGLRLLMVNNRWTPQPQSDMEGTWKVCTPESVAAGGWDGFSAAGYFFGRELNEKLGVTVGLIEADWGGTRIESWTPPEGFAAVPALKEEYERVQLGDPSTPLHQERLRQTLDQFDQWLHSARTALAGQELVPAVPAYPEELRAPHDLQQATALYNGMIHPLVPFALRGAIWYQGEANESEGMRYADRMRALVGGWRALWGEGDFPFYFVQIAPFNYGDNPEKLAELWEAQTVAANTIPNTGMAVINDIGNLTDIHPQNKQDVGHRLALLALAGTYGQKNLVFSGPTYKSMAIDGDKLRVTFNHVGGGLKSRDGKPLDWFEIIDADEGGFVKADARIAGDAVVLSAPEVKHPVALRFAWSGLAEPNLINAEGLPAGAFRAGDMPKRDWMGLHVPEARDYQLVYDLDLTKLGANIRYDVDNHRNLHQPFDRVAYFVELTDANWNTQDVYVSMDAFTDDPGKLGVPGFGSGAHFQQPVKNLNVFANVNGLKTGTNLAGGNIEFWPNNYTQQNGANVPNASGDVFDFGDQPTDPADGYGCMQVHNHAARQTLFAINHWRDGAHADVGIGNQPRNNSDWTFAGNAGGYRAMRLRVLVRCR